One window from the genome of Planctomycetota bacterium encodes:
- a CDS encoding carboxymethylenebutenolidase: protein MVLSTDASAADSSLSRRGAVTTLAAGFALAVQPIGAQTITTDTDGLVADVV, encoded by the coding sequence ATGGTTCTCTCCACCGATGCTTCCGCTGCCGATTCGTCGCTCAGCCGCCGCGGGGCCGTGACCACGCTCGCCGCCGGGTTCGCGCTGGCCGTCCAGCCGATCGGCGCCCAGACGATCACCACCGACACCGACGGCCTCGTCGCCGATGTCGTCCA